A portion of the Paenibacillus hamazuiensis genome contains these proteins:
- a CDS encoding IS1634 family transposase: MYIRTISRKNKNGSITRYVQLAHNERNPVTGTPQAKVLYHFGRADELDMEGLKRLAASIHRFIGEPQAPSPSSAQPASVTLLSSRSLGGVWLLDQLWKKLGIGEAITRRLADREYRMPVERAIFAMVANRALAPSSKLAIEDWVDREVVIPDLPAFDVQHGYRAMDFLLTSEESIQREVFHTVADLLNLEVDLLFFDTTSTYFETEEDDEDDFRKTGYSKDHRPDLPQVVIGFAVTREGIPIRCWVWPGNTSDMNVVPQVKKDLIGWKLGRVITVVDRGFSSEDNLRVLQQSGGHYIAGEKMTSGKPTVEAALAHPGRFKTIRDNLEVKEIVVGDGEARKRYVLVRNPEEAKRDAARREAHLEQLRTELARLKELDGEAHTGAHCRLHSHPTYKRYLKTDKRGNLRIDLAAVKAMEHLDGKYLLRTSDDTLSTEDVALGYKQLLQVEAAFRTLKQSLELRPVYHRKEERIRAHVLLCWLALMLIRIAENQTGQTWREIRSLMQTLHLVEYRLDGGKLRQRTELTDEHRAIVSALQIAEPQQIWDISLS; this comes from the coding sequence ATGTATATACGAACAATCTCTCGTAAAAATAAAAACGGTTCGATCACCCGTTACGTACAGCTCGCCCATAATGAGCGAAATCCTGTGACCGGAACTCCACAAGCGAAAGTCCTGTACCATTTCGGCCGCGCTGACGAACTGGACATGGAGGGCTTGAAACGTCTTGCCGCCAGCATCCACCGTTTTATTGGCGAGCCGCAAGCGCCCTCTCCATCTTCAGCGCAACCCGCTTCGGTTACGCTCCTTAGCAGTCGTTCGCTGGGCGGCGTATGGCTGCTCGATCAACTTTGGAAGAAGCTTGGTATCGGCGAAGCGATTACACGACGACTTGCCGACCGGGAATACCGCATGCCGGTTGAACGCGCCATCTTTGCCATGGTGGCCAATCGGGCGCTGGCACCAAGCAGCAAGCTGGCGATTGAAGATTGGGTGGATCGTGAAGTGGTCATCCCGGACCTTCCGGCGTTTGACGTGCAGCATGGCTACCGGGCAATGGATTTTCTGCTCACGTCGGAAGAAAGCATCCAGCGTGAAGTGTTCCATACGGTAGCGGATTTGCTGAATCTGGAAGTCGATCTGCTGTTCTTCGACACGACCTCCACGTATTTTGAGACGGAAGAGGACGACGAAGACGATTTTCGCAAAACCGGTTATTCGAAAGACCATCGCCCCGACCTTCCGCAGGTGGTCATCGGTTTTGCTGTCACGCGTGAGGGCATCCCGATTCGTTGTTGGGTGTGGCCGGGCAATACGTCGGATATGAACGTTGTGCCGCAGGTGAAAAAGGATCTGATCGGGTGGAAACTCGGGCGTGTGATTACCGTCGTCGACCGCGGTTTCTCCTCCGAAGACAATCTGCGCGTACTGCAACAGAGCGGCGGCCACTACATTGCCGGGGAGAAGATGACGTCGGGCAAGCCGACCGTCGAAGCGGCACTCGCGCATCCGGGACGTTTCAAAACGATCCGAGACAACCTGGAGGTCAAGGAGATCGTCGTGGGGGATGGCGAAGCGCGCAAGCGATACGTGCTCGTTCGCAATCCGGAAGAAGCAAAGCGGGATGCCGCCCGGCGCGAAGCGCATCTGGAGCAGCTGCGCACGGAGCTTGCCCGGTTGAAGGAACTGGACGGCGAAGCGCATACCGGGGCACACTGCCGTCTACACAGCCATCCGACGTACAAACGGTATCTCAAGACCGACAAGCGCGGCAATCTGCGTATCGATCTGGCCGCCGTCAAAGCGATGGAGCATCTGGACGGCAAATACTTGCTGCGCACCTCTGACGACACCTTGTCCACGGAAGACGTGGCACTCGGGTACAAGCAATTGCTTCAGGTGGAAGCAGCGTTTCGGACACTCAAGCAATCGCTGGAACTGCGGCCGGTCTACCACCGGAAAGAAGAACGGATTCGCGCACATGTCCTGCTTTGCTGGCTGGCCTTGATGCTCATCCGGATTGCAGAAAACCAAACCGGTCAAACGTGGCGCGAGATTCGTTCGCTCATGCAGACGCTGCATCTGGTTGAGTACCGTTTGGATGGTGGAAAGCTGCGGCAACGGACGGAATTAACGGACGAACATCGGGCAATTGTTTCGGCCTTGCAAATCGCAGAACCCCAGCAAATATGGGATATTTCGCTCTCTTGA